The genomic interval TCGACGAGCTGAGCGGCAAGTGCTATCAGGCGCTGCTCGACCGGACGCGGTCCGAATCGCCCGATTTCGTCATCATGTTCGTTCCGAGCGAGCCGGCTTTCCTGCTTGCGATGCAGCAGGACGCCTCGCTGTGGGGCTATGCTTACAACAAGAAGGTGATCGTCAGCAGCCCGACGAATCTGTTCGCTCTGCTCAAGATCGTCGACGACCTGTGGAAGCGCGACATGCAGAGCCGCAACGCGAGAAAAATAGCGGACGAGGGCGGCAAGCTCTACGATAAGTTCGTGGGTTTCGCCGAGACGCTGCTCGATCTGGGCAAGAGCATCTCCGCCTCGTCGGAAAAGTACGAAAAGGCGATCAAGCAGCTCAAGACGGGTCAGGGCAATCTGATCCGCCGCACCGAGCGGCTGCGCGAGCTGGGCGTCAAAGCGACCAAAAGCCTCCCGAACCAGCTGTCCGACTACGACGAGGAGGACGAGCGGACGGAAATAGAGACCGTAACCGAAAACGAGGACAAGAACGGAGAGGAGAGCGCTTCCGTCCCGAACGTCCGTTGATCCGTAAGCGATAGGCAGACTATGCTTTCAAGTTCGGCGTTCCGGTTCGTATCATCGTTTGATTACATCTGATAGGTCTGAAGTTTCATAAATTTTAAACCTGTAAAAGGACGTTATGACAAAAAGCGAGTTAACCGCGAACTTGAAGGAATGGGAATTGGAGCATCTGTATTCCCTCGATGGATCATTAGAACCTGATAAATATATCCTATATCATAACTATTCCGTTTGGGAATATTTCTTCTTCGACGAAAAAGGAGGTCGTAGTAATATGAGATTTTTTCATTCCGAAGAAGAAGCTTACGATTTTATTTATCAAGATGCTTTAAGTTTCCATCAAACAAGTGAGAAATATGGCATAAAATGGTGATCAGATGATTTCCAAAGCCTAAGCGGCCATGAATCGAAGTCAGGGCAATTTGATTTACCTTGACTTATGAAATTTTAAATACAATCAAGTTTTGCGGTACCTATCTTTGGTCAATCTGGTACAAGAATTCATACAAAGCCCTTCGGAATTTAGGACTATATCCGACCTTTATATAAAAGTTAGATATGACCAGAAAAGAATTGAAGCGGAAACTTGAAAAGTCAGGACGTTTAAGTCGTTATTTTTAGATGGTTCCCTTCGTTCAGATTGTGGCATTTTATTGAGAAATTATTCTGTATGGGAATATTTCCATATGGACGAAAGGGGAAATCGGACGCCTTTAAATTATTTACTTCGGCAGGAAAAGCCTATGATTATTATAAAAATGCGTTAGATTCTTGCAACGTTTTTCAGACGGCATTAAACAAACGCCCAAGTAGTTTGCGGCCGAGCGATCTTCGGAGAGCCGGATTTCCCCTGATATGGCCTGCCCGAAGTTTCCGGATCGTCGCCTGGTTGTGAAATTTCCATGTTTGCCGGGCCGAGTTGTTAAATTCGGGGCGGGGCGCATTGTTTTTTCTCTTTTTTGTTATACATTTGCCGTGTCGAACAGAAACTGTAGAACGTTTAATCCGTTACGAGGAACGATGAATCAGCTTTCGCCTTTTTTTGGTTATTATTTTTACTTCTACTTTACCAAAAGCGGACTGGGATCGCGTTGCCTTTAGCGAACGAATCGAACGATGAAAAGATAGACGATCCCGGTCCTTGCAAGGTCCGGGATTTTTTTTTGAGATGAAGATGACAAGCCAGAACGAATGGACGGAGCCGGAAACGGCGGGCGGCGTGCCTTTGCGCGTCGCCATTCAGGGCTACGAAGGTAGTTTCCATCATATCGTCGCGCGTCGCTTTCTGGGCGAGCGGGCGGAAATCGTTCCCTGCGATACGTTCCGCGAAGTGGCCCGGCAGGTCGAGAGCGGCGGAGCCGAGTACGGTATCATGGCGATCGAGAACTCGATCGCGGGAAGTATTCTGCCCAATCTGGGTATTCTGCATAACAGCCGTCTTCAGGTGACCGGGGAGTATTACCTGCATATCCGGCAGAACCTGATGGCGCTGCCCGGGGTCGGGCTCGAGGGAATCGAGGAGGTGCACTCACACCCGATGGCGCTGCTGCAGTGCGTCGATTTTCTCGATACGCATCGCTGGCGTCTGGTCGAGACCGAGGATACGGCCCTCAGCGCCCGGCGCATCGCCGAGCGGGGCATCCGCAATGCGGCCGCCATAGCCGGCGATTTGGCCGCCGAGCTTTTCGGGCTCGAAATCGTCGCGGCGGACATCCACTCGATCCGTAATAACTACACGCGTTTTTTGGTGCTTCGTCCCGACCACCAGCCGATCGACGAGCGCTCGGACAAGGCTTCGCTCTGCTTCAAGACCGACCATCGTCATGGCTCGCTGATACGCGTACTGCGCGAAATGGAGGACTCGACGATCAATATGACCAAGCTGCAGTCCTCGCCGATTCCGAGCGAGCCGTGGCACTATATGTTTCATGTCGACATGGAGTTCGCCTGCATGGACGACTATAACCGCGTGATCGAGCGGATGCGGTCGGTCACCAGCGAGTTGCACGTGTACGGCGTGTACCGCAAAGGACAATGAGAATGATTGAAAAACGACAAGAGATGAAACCGATCGAAATGAAATTGGCCCGGAGACTCGGCGGAGTGGGGGAG from Alistipes ihumii AP11 carries:
- a CDS encoding prephenate dehydratase, producing MKMTSQNEWTEPETAGGVPLRVAIQGYEGSFHHIVARRFLGERAEIVPCDTFREVARQVESGGAEYGIMAIENSIAGSILPNLGILHNSRLQVTGEYYLHIRQNLMALPGVGLEGIEEVHSHPMALLQCVDFLDTHRWRLVETEDTALSARRIAERGIRNAAAIAGDLAAELFGLEIVAADIHSIRNNYTRFLVLRPDHQPIDERSDKASLCFKTDHRHGSLIRVLREMEDSTINMTKLQSSPIPSEPWHYMFHVDMEFACMDDYNRVIERMRSVTSELHVYGVYRKGQ